One Desulfovibrio sp. JC010 genomic window carries:
- the lptB gene encoding LPS export ABC transporter ATP-binding protein produces MSSIIAKKLVKNYGPKEVVRGINLTVREGEVVGLLGPNGAGKTTTFYMLVGVVKPTSGDVYFNKKPITTLPLHERARLGLSYLPQESSIFKKLSVRKNLEIIIEHTGLSGKAVPKRADELLDQLGILRLADQKAMYLSGGERRRLEIARAMINNPKFILLDEPFAGIDPIAVIDIQDIISSLKDMGLGILISDHNVRETLSICDRAYLVYEGRVILNGSPENIVKNTKARRLYLGDSFSL; encoded by the coding sequence ATGTCTTCGATTATCGCCAAGAAACTGGTCAAGAACTACGGGCCTAAAGAGGTCGTCCGCGGGATCAACCTGACCGTGCGCGAGGGCGAGGTCGTGGGGTTGCTCGGTCCCAACGGGGCCGGGAAAACCACCACATTCTATATGCTTGTCGGTGTTGTAAAGCCTACTTCCGGGGACGTTTATTTTAATAAAAAGCCAATCACCACACTGCCCCTGCATGAACGGGCACGCCTGGGACTGAGCTACCTTCCGCAGGAAAGTTCCATTTTTAAAAAGCTTTCCGTGCGTAAGAACCTTGAGATCATCATCGAGCACACTGGGCTTTCCGGCAAGGCCGTTCCCAAGAGGGCGGATGAATTGCTGGACCAGCTGGGTATTCTGCGTCTTGCGGATCAGAAGGCCATGTATCTTTCCGGCGGTGAACGCAGGCGTCTTGAGATCGCCCGGGCCATGATCAATAATCCTAAATTCATCCTGCTTGATGAACCTTTTGCGGGTATCGACCCCATTGCGGTTATTGATATTCAGGACATCATTTCCTCGCTCAAGGATATGGGGCTGGGAATTCTTATCTCCGACCACAACGTGCGTGAGACCCTTTCCATCTGTGACCGGGCCTACCTTGTCTATGAAGGGCGGGTGATCCTGAACGGTTCACCTGAAAATATCGTTAAAAATACCAAGGCGCGCAGGCTGTATCTGGGTGACAGTTTCAGTTTGTAG